From Plasmodium chabaudi chabaudi strain AS genome assembly, chromosome: 12, the proteins below share one genomic window:
- a CDS encoding NLI interacting factor-like phosphatase, putative (term=annotation;date=20140713;qualifier=removed_product=phosphatase, putative;qualifier=added_product=protein phosphatase, putative;qualifier=added_literature=pmid:25011111;qualifier=added_gene_name=nif4;curatorName=ucb@sanger.ac.uk;~pfam_scan;Pfam:PF03031.14; E()=6.5E-13;score=48.6;query 420-526;description=NIF;~iprscan;InterPro:IPR004274 : NLI interacting factor;Pfam:PF03031; score=2.7E-13;query 413-526;description=FCP1 homology domain;~iprscan;InterPro:IPR004274 : NLI interacting factor;Prosite:PS50969; score=18.044;query 388-547;description=FCP1 homology domain;~iprscan;InterPro:IPR004274 : NLI interacting factor;SMART:SM00577; score=1.0E-10;query 391-532;description=FCP1 homology domain;~iprscan;InterPro:IPR036412 : HAD-like superfamily;Superfamily:SSF56784; score=3.89E-25;query 238-539;description=HAD-like superfamily), whose amino-acid sequence MDTNKVYLPKNITLPCKLKWAVDDNSMVSSNQIIAFIIETKNEDINIQNDELINNNNDPQNINQHNYDHNIYEQNNANKCINSTGNLNNENEVGSENAKNDTNDQKNVNNQNKLNDEQNNVINFILNSRNTREIKESNHIFLRSNNSGRINILKKNINPQKDEYIYIDNPNELLCEINDEECKHEIIFSGLCANCFMNQEDINKNKNDKYFLSPGFITNEKKLFINTDKAIDLEKERVQNIINNKKLCLVLDLDNTLLQASFYIHSVHIEKDVINITTDFDDDEFAPMGNNFGNGNQPSDNNKFENEEINIKSEDNPLNSGKDCYKKFDHILNQKTQNDEINSEMLSFFFNANKKKNKLENDIYHDIKMNYEEYLNFLAKVNTFNLLKYNGKYIHYEDLNDEAIKAKIKKFESSVLKTTVKYDKGLYTIYYKLRPGVIEFLQKMNQKYEIYLYTMGTIEHAKSCLFLLDPLKKFFGNRIFSRKDCTNGMKHLNRILPTYRSISICVDDSEYIWKEANSCIKVHAYNYFPEIQFLGDIKKKTYFLTKFFSMAQSYLNFSTDIYRFINFKCNEYEEFKKNYLNNFMINNMYTQNLSIPYLAPMGIQMGGTHANINNTAFVNNSNIVKSENTIENGNFSEKNKGNIFNGVNNTLSLNFDEDNDDFSNDMLIDLEKEFETDNENDSNLKRKSHNSNKINLVNDQELANYSYPLDTTYGDQIENPNEPILSIQTNAGNIEQANNNINDNSNDIFTASDEGIPAGVGIPEIQNNDLVFYINQDQDNSFLNKSNDENNIDMEHYSESTDPLNNNANISDEENILADNLVQFYSKDENDDLDLNLDEDDDEDMFFLNDDILNDEFNKKMKKKKKNNNDINKNGSVSKIYTPKHAPLYGEQNIPNNINQAHYLQSKLKYISPEDEMIFKFISEKTFKKYENYVTQFIDNYFKERDCNTNYQIKKEPHELEKNFADWMISGTPSPFKIKKEEINNSSYIFEGETKFDESYIQEMNNNDEEQTQRSRKGRKSHGDDLTEFQSVNKKKKTNMEYSNESDTNILNNKSNYNYENEKCINEYYETFFIPKNLKENNFHDNDKQLYYLITILDEIHYVFYKLFDDFKANKINEKNEDSKIYNYFLRYPIVRTILREFRKKIFNNCTFNISHLPDDIQRSDFIDNIIKLGGIINNNNYSHKLTINNPLKTESAEKEKYTNLMLIERALYTWKFPDAKYYDMSTWKQPYRNFWDVLEYEEKNYKI is encoded by the exons ATGGACACAAACAAAGTGTATCTAcccaaaaatattacactACCCTGTAAGTTAAAATGGGCAGTAGATGATAATTCTATGGTTAGTTCAAATCAAATAATTGCTTTTATTATTGAGACTAAAAATGaggatataaatattcaaaatgacGAACtaataaacaataataacGACCCACAAAATATCAATCAACATAATTATGAtcacaatatatatgaacagaataatgcaaataaatgtattaacAGTACAggcaatttaaataatgaaaatgaagtGGGTAGCGAAAATGCTAAAAATGACACAAATgatcaaaaaaatgtaaataaccaaaataaactaaatgacgaacaaaataatgttataaattttatactgAATAGTAGAAATACTCGTGAGATTAAAGAGAGTAATCATATATTCTTACGATCTAATAATAGCGGtcgaataaatattttaaaaaaaaatataaacccACAAAAAGAtgagtatatatatattgacaATCctaatgaattattatgtGAAATTAATGATGAGGAATGTAAAcatgaaataatattttcaggATTATGTGCAAATTGTTTTATGAATCAagaagatataaataaaaataaaaatgacaaatattttttatcacctGGCTTTataacaaatgaaaaaaaattatttataaatacagATAAAGCTATTGATCTAGAAAAGGAAAGagtacaaaatattataaataataaaaaattatgtttagTTTTAGATTTAGACAATACATTATTACAAGcttctttttatattcattctGTTCATATTGAGAAAgatgtaataaatataacgaCGGATTTTGATGATGACGAGTTTGCACCGATGGGTAATAATTTCGGAAATGGCAATCAACCtagtgataataataaatttgaaaatgaagaaataaatattaaatcagAGGATAATCCATTGAATAGTGGTAAAgattgttataaaaaattcgaTCACATTCTAAATCAGAAAACACAAAacgatgaaataaattctGAAATgctatcatttttttttaatgcaaacaaaaaaaaaaacaaactaGAAAATGACATTTAtcatgatataaaaatgaactATGAAGAGtatcttaattttttagcTAAGGTAAAtacatttaatttattgaaatataatggaaaatatatacattatgaagatttaaatgatgaagccataaaagcaaaaataaaaaaattcgaaTCATCAGTGTTAAAAACAACtgtaaaatatgataaaggattatatactatatattataaattaagaCCAGGAGTAAttgaatttttacaaaaaatgaatcaaaaatatgaaatatatttatatacaatgGGAACAATAGAGCATGCTAAATcatgcttatttttattagacccattgaaaaaattttttggtAATAGAATATTTTCAAGAAAAGATTGTACAAATGGAATGAAACATTTAAATCGAATTCTTCCAACATATCGTAGTATATCAATCTGTGTTGATGATAGTGAGTATATTTGGAAAGAAGCAAATTCTTGCATTAAAGTTcatgcatataattattttcctgaaattcaatttttaggggatataaaaaaaaaaacatattttttaacaaaatttttttctatggCTCAATCATATTTAAACTTTTCAACAGATATTTATcgatttattaattttaaatgtaatgaatatgaagaattcaaaaaaaattatttaaataactttatgataaataatatgtatacacaAAATTTATCGATTCCTTATTTGGCTCCTATGGGTATACAAATGGGGGGAACTCatgcaaatataaataatacagcatttgttaataattcgaatatagtaaaaagtgaaaatactatagaaaatggaaatttttccgaaaaaaacaaaggtaatatatttaacgGAGTTAATAACACACTAAGTCTAAACTTTGATGAGGATAATGATGATTTTTCTAACGACATGCTTATAGATTTGGAAAAGGAATTCGAAAcagataatgaaaatgattcaaatttaaaaagaaaatcaCATAATtccaataaaataaacttgGTAAATGATCAAGAACTAGCTAATTATTCATACCCTCTTGATACCACCTATGGTGATCAAATAGAAAATCCTAATGAACCCATTTTAAGTATTCAAACAAATGCAGGTAATATCGAACAggctaataataatataaacgaCAATagtaatgatatatttacagCATCAGATGAAGGTATTCCAGCAGGTGTGGGCATACctgaaatacaaaataacgATTTAGTTTTCTATATAAATCAAGATCAagataattcatttttaaataaatctaatgatgaaaataatattgacaTGGAACATTATTCTGAATCCACTGACccattaaataataatgcaaaCATATcagatgaagaaaatatattagctGATAATTTAGTTCAATTTTATAGTAAggatgaaaatgatgatttGGATTTGAATTTAGATGAGGATGATGATGAGGATATGTTTTTTCtaaatgatgatatacTAAATGACGaattcaataaaaaaatgaaaaaaaaaaaaaaaaataacaatgatataaataaaaatggtagcgtatcaaaaatatatacaccaAAACATGCACCTTTATATGGTGAACAAAATATaccaaataatattaatcaagctcattatttacaatcaaaattaaaatatatatctccAGAAGATGAAatgatttttaaatttatatctgaaaaaacatttaaaaaatatgaaaattacGTAACACAATTTAtagataattattttaaggAGCGCGATTGTAATACCAATTaccaaattaaaaaagaaccACACGAgcttgaaaaaaattttgcaGATTGGATGATATCAGGAACTCCTTCTCcgtttaaaataaaaaaggaagaaataaacaatagtagttatatatttgaaggAGAGACAAAATTTGATGAATCATATATCCaagaaatgaataataatgatgaagaaCAAACTCAAAGATCACGAAAAGGTAGAAAATCGCATGGGGATGATTTAACAGAATTTCAAAGTgtaaataagaaaaaaaaaactaataTGGAATATTCAAATGAAAGCGATACaaacatattaaataacAAATCAAACTATAACTACGAAAATGAGAAATGCATCaatgaatattatgaaactttttttattccaaaaaatttaaaggaaaataattttcatgataatgataaacaattatattatttaataactATATTAGACGAAATACATTATGTGTTTTATAAACTTTTTGATGACTTTaaagcaaataaaataaatgaaaaaaatgaagactcaaaaatatataattattttttacgaTATCCAATAGTTAGAACCATATTAAGGGAATTCcggaaaaaaatttttaaca ATTGTACATTTAACATATCCCATTTACCTGATGACATACAAAGAAGCGATTTTATAGACAACATTATTAAACTTGGTGggattataaataataataattacagTCACAAGTTAACAATAAATAACCCATTAAAAACTGAAAGTgcagaaaaagaaaaatacaCAAATTTAATGCTAATTGAAAGAGCTTTATATACTTGGAA ATTTCCTGatgcaaaatattatgacaTGAGCACGTGGAAACAGCCATACAGAAATTTCTGGGATGTCCTTgaatatgaagaaaaaaattataaaatataa
- a CDS encoding conserved Plasmodium protein, unknown function (tmhmm; query 1-754; ~;query 464-482; ~;query 444-463; ~;query 483-505; ~;query 1-443; ~;query 506-753) has translation MRLSGIRRKVDPLLIVSKRLPSYLKKEKINLSKTSKNNNDNSNKFNKKHVKYNQIPAFVQDIIKFTKKNKYNYETDDVSIDKNKIIYFNNLLNEIEKNKNVLTSTLIHDIYQCLYKLNYLKIDIICNLFSILINNTIDFSNLKGYVNCNFKELINITQYLYHFQNICKKNIHSILYNNKEYYNLKVVQRFVKENGDNINFDNNSYKNIIYTNIYNYIAKYDQAENIDILLHSIIKANNHSNRKGEKQIGEIPSQSDGLPMGLNTQCQHSDQIKILEKNCPIKCGIIESSDCSNNVYTEEDSKKIESSNLLSYTHSNAKSVKEGEEEFLIEYINSFYKLNDMFTFILNKVLNYFNENTNLFDFYNLKLLFFYLGKYKKFDINLIEKISNKLIEEIENIKTNHKLVSDNNAFEENKKYNYANNNQRKKKKKKYINTFSKIDSKEFLIIPYTIGVSMNTHFNNYLIEYVNIYILSLINSRINCDVVNIIYCLVGYKYIMIIFFIMFNIFKFKEKTMQDINYLNKYNTFLKRIIKNKVNISQIYSEKLNIISEKENEFAHNINGTSPNPNAHKKVEAFFENELYNYENEMNNNCRLEKNNFNLKNQEENANKNINQNNNINNHNCSRNIKIDPNINDLINPDYVFNFLLKEFEINVNKISLINTNKNSLNYSYDSKQLEEFYIYYKNIFYKVYHYSIFLLNKYDIKDMLKIYQNLKSISLNDDIINNIYTEVLCDKITLNSPNNQNASSLINIISGK, from the coding sequence ATGAGACTAAGCGGGATAAGAAGGAAAGTAGACCCGTTATTAATCGTTAGCAAAAGACTACCatcttatttaaaaaaggaaaaaataaatttatcaaaaacGAGTAAGAATAATAACGACAATAgtaacaaatttaataaaaagcatgtaaaatataatcaaaTCCCTGCATTTGTTcaagatataataaaattcacaaaaaaaaataaatataactaCGAAACAGATGATGTATCaatagataaaaataaaattatttattttaataacttACTAAATGAAATtgaaaagaataaaaatgtattgaCATCAACGTTAATACatgatatatatcaatgcttatacaaattaaattacTTAAAGATagatattatttgtaatcTATTtagtatattaataaataatactatAGATTTTTCAAACTTAAAAGGATATGTTAACTGTAATTTTAAGGaactaataaatattacacaatatttatatcattttcaaaatatatgtaaaaaaaatatacattctATTCTTTATAACAACAAGGAGTACTATAATCTCAAAGTTGTTCAACGATTTGTTAAGGAAAATGgggataatataaattttgataataatagttataaaaatataatatatacgaatatttacaattatataGCTAAATATGATCAAGCAGAAAATATAGACATCTTATTACATTCTATTATAAAGGCAAATAATCATTCAAATAGGAAAGGAGAAAAACAAATAGGCGAAATACCATCTCAATCGGATGGTCTACCAATGGGCTTAAACACACAATGCCAACATTCggatcaaataaaaatacttgaaaaaaattgccCTATTAAATGTGGTATTATAGAAAGTAGTGATTGTTCAAATAATGTGTATACCGAAGAGGAttccaaaaaaattgaatcCTCAAACTTGTTGTCATACACACATTCAAATGCAAAAAGTGTAAAAGAAGGCGAAGAAGAATTCTtaattgaatatataaacagcttttacaaattaaatgatatgTTTACATTTATACTAAATAAAGtactaaattattttaacgAAAACACCAACctatttgatttttataatttaaaattattatttttttatctaggaaaatataaaaagttcgatataaatttaatagaaaaaatatcgaATAAGCTTATTgaagaaattgaaaatattaagacAAATCATAAACTTGTATCAGATAATAATGCATTtgaagaaaacaaaaaatataattatgcaaataataatcaacgaaaaaaaaaaaaaaaaaaatatataaatacattttcaaaaattgaCTCGAaagaatttttaattataccATATACTATAGGTGTGTCTATGAATacacattttaataattatttaattgagtatgtaaatatttatatacttaGTCTAATCAATTCAAGAATTAATTGTGATgttgtaaatattatttattgtttagttggatataaatatattatgataattttttttatcatgtttaatatttttaaatttaaggAAAAGACGATGCAagatattaattatttaaataaatataatacattcctaaaaagaataattaaaaataaagttaatatttcacaaatatattctgaaaaattaaatataatatcagaaaaagaaaatgaatttgCACACAACATCAATGGGACTAGTCCCAATCCTAATGCCCACAAAAAAGTGGAggcattttttgaaaacgaattatataattatgaaaacgAAATGAATAACAATTGCagattagaaaaaaataatttcaatTTGAAAAACCAAGAGGAAAAtgctaataaaaatataaatcaaaataacaACATTAATAATCATAACTGTTCAcgtaatataaaaatagaccCCAATATAAACGATTTAATAAACCCTGATTATGTTTTCAATTTTCTATTGAAAGAATTCGAAataaatgttaataaaatatcactaataaatacaaataaaaattctttGAATTATAGTTATGATAGTAAACAACTGGaagaattttatatttattataaaaatattttttataaagtttatcattattctatatttttactgaataaatatgatattaaAGACATGctcaaaatatatcaaaatttaaaatcaaTTTCGttaaatgatgatattataaataatatatataccgAAGTACTTTGTGATAAAATTACTCTTAATTCACCTAATAACCAAAATGCTTCAAGTTTAATCAACATTATTTcgggaaaataa
- a CDS encoding autophagy-related protein 18, putative (term=annotation;date=20120807;qualifier=removed_product=conserved Plasmodium protein, unknown function;qualifier=added_product=autophagy-related protein 18, putative;qualifier=added_literature=pmid:21453511;qualifier=added_gene_name=atg18;curatorName=ucb@sanger.ac.uk;~term=annotation;date=20171103;qualifier=added_literature=PMID:29089429;qualifier=added_GO:0031410;qualifier=added_GO:0032266;curatorName=ucb@sanger.ac.uk;~;query 354-354;GPI_cleavage_site_score=0.2924;~iprscan;InterPro:IPR036322 : WD40-repeat-containing domain superfamily;Superfamily:SSF50978; score=7.5E-24;query 11-360;description=WD40-repeat-containing domain superfamily;~iprscan;InterPro:IPR001680 : WD40 repeat;SMART:SM00320; score=0.0058;query 187-227;description=WD40 repeat;~iprscan;InterPro:IPR001680 : WD40 repeat;SMART:SM00320; score=14.0;query 230-271;description=WD40 repeat), which yields MVSLRLDNNRYIAFNQDYGCLCMANEKGFKIYNTNPFTQTYSRDLTDRNKNGLYIAEMLYRCNILAITGNKNDRKGKWAKNVLIIWDDRQMREIAKLTFSSNIIGVRLLREIIVVILEYKLCIYRLKDIILLETLNTAKNPSGLCCLSNIDKNIIIAYLSPIKGRVNIHIFEKNASENVHEELPYINFKTDLSIYAHDNPIACINLSNDGKLLVTASTKGTIIRLFNTFDGSILNEFRRGTKNAKILSLNISNDNNWLCLTSNRNTVHVFSIYKRARPPRKVDIISKGKNISSHVMLNYEKEPKNKKSSIKCLLPCHPYLNSDWSFSSYKIPGKKISSICAFVSDQNCIIVICSNGLIYKLRFNEHIGGEMLKISSHSFD from the exons atggtaTCATTAAGATTAGATAATAATAGATATATAGCTTTTAATCAAGATTATGGCTGTCTGTGTATGGCCAATGAAAAAGgatttaaaatttacaatACAAACCCTTTCACTCAAACGTATAGTAGAG atttAACTGatcgaaataaaaatggattaTACATAGCAGAAATGCTTTATCGTTGTAATATTTTAGCAATAACCGGAAACAAAAATGatagaaaaggaaaatgggcaaaaaatgttttaataatatgggATGATAGACAAATGAGAGAAATAGCAAAATTGACATTTTCATCAAACATTATTGGTGTGAGATTATTAAGAGAAATAATTGTGGTTATTttagaatataaattatgtatatacagattaaaagatataatattattagaaaCCCTAAATACAGCAAAAAATCCATCAGGATTATGTTGCTTATCAAacattgataaaaatattattattgcatATTTGTCACCTATAAAAGGTCGAgttaatattcatatatttgaaaaaaatgctaGTGAAAATGTTCATGAAGAACTCccttatataaattttaaaacagATTTAAGTATATATGCTCATGATAATCCAATTGCATGTATAAATTTAAGTAATGATGGAAAACTATTGGTAACCGCATCCACAAAAGGAACAATTATAAGATTATTTAATACTTTCGATGGAAGTATATTAAACGAATTTAGAAGAGGTACTAAAAATGctaaaatattatctttaaatatcagtaatgataataattggTTGTGTTTAACTTCAAATAGAAATACTGTACAtgtattttctatatataaaagagCCCGCCCCCCAAGAAAAGTAGATATAATATctaaaggaaaaaatatatcttcaCATGTTATgctaaattatgaaaaagaaccaaaaaataaaaaatcatcTATTAAATGCTTATTACCTTGTCATccatatttaaatagtgATTGGAgtttttcatcatataaaatccccgggaaaaaaatatcatcaATTTGTGCATTTGTAAGCGACcaaaattgtattattgttatatgTTCAAACggattaatttataaattgaGATTTAATGAGCATATAGGAGGAGAGATGCTTAAGATATCTTCCCATAGCTttgattaa